A DNA window from Patagioenas fasciata isolate bPatFas1 chromosome 1, bPatFas1.hap1, whole genome shotgun sequence contains the following coding sequences:
- the ATXN7L1 gene encoding ataxin-7-like protein 1 isoform X4 — protein MCKPSPSPASPACNSRTSLVQMKPKSCISGHNPVSSNSKPFKTPKDNLLTSSSKQHTVFPSKVPRDKPCVPVPVVSLEKIPNLVKADGANVKMNSATTTTITSSSASSSTIPAPTLVKSGLTSKSVPPSPEKILNGKGILAPSIDKKHQNGTKSSNKPYKRLSEREFDPNKHCGVLDPETKKPCTRSLTCKTHSLNHRRAVPGRKKQFDILLAEHKARSREKEVAKDKEHPPSARESFQSQPTPAPDSLSGSSVNSGQESKVTSPAKSRPPNSVLPRPSSANSINSNSSSNHSGYVPELPLPSMGGDLTSRLSSDEGEADGAEESEKLDCHFSGHHPRPLGFCSYGSRLMGRGYYVFDRRWDHFRFALNSMVEKHLNSQMWKKIPPAADSPMPSPAAHVSTPFPASVLQPFSNPSAVYIPSTPISSRITSSPYIMTSAMLSNAAFVTTSETNSIMSHTTAFPHMAASLSIMDSTFKAPSAVSPVPAVIPSPSHKPSKTKTSKSSKVKDLSSRGDESSSNKKKKPQSSSSSSSLSLQTSSSSSFSGSHKKNCVLNPSSTLNSYQATSSYNSMSVHNTNNGTSPLSAKSEPSGRTSLSSSSTDSVKHMSMVVSSIDSSNLSVSSLVHHSGDHSLGAHNAVSSLPLSFDKSEGKKRKNSSSSSKACKITKMPGMNSVHRKSTANLISAVPDPTSSSISRQIGKNSSVALSQSSPSSTSNPVHNRQKTSNRTGRIRTLP, from the exons CGTTCCTGTTCCAGTAGTCAGTCTAGAGAAAATTCCTAACCTGGTGAAGGCAGATGGTGCCAATGTTAAAATGAATTCTGCAACCACTACCACCATCACCTCCTCCTCAGCCTCTTCCTCCACCATACCTGCTCCAACTTTGGTCAAATCTGGTTTGACATCCAAGTCAGTGCCACCATCACCAGAAAAGATTCTGAACGGCAAAGGAATTCTAGCTCCATCCATAGACAAGAAACACCAAAATGGCACTAAAAGCAGTAACAAGCCTTACAAAAGACTTTCAG AAAGAGAATTTGACCCAAATAAACACTGTGGAGTTCTGGATCCTGAAACAAAGAAACCTTGCACAAGATCGCTCACCTGCAAG ACTCATTCACTTAATCATCGACGAGCAGTTCCAGGCCGTAAAAAACAGTTTGACATCCTTCTAGCTGAACACAAAGCTCGATCCAGGGAAAAAGAAGTTGCAAAAGACAAAGAGCATCCACCGTCTGCAAGGGAAAGCTTTCAGAGCCAGCCCACACCAGCACCAGACTCCCTGTCCGGATCTTCAGTGAACTCTGGCCAAGAATCTAAAGTAACATCTCCTGCAAAATCCAGACCACCAAATTCCGTACTTCCAAG ACCATCATCTGCAAATAGCATAAACAGCAACAGTTCTTCAAACCACAGTGGGTACGTACCAGAACTGCCACTGCCTTCCATGGGAGGAGATTTAACAAGCAGATTGTCAAGTGATGAAGGAGAAGCGGATGGAGCTGAAGAATCTGAGAAATTAGACTGTCATTTTTCTGGACACCATCCCAGACCTCTTGGG ttttgttcATATGGCAGTCGCTTGATGGGAAGAGGGTACTACGTCTTTGACAGAAGATGGGACCATTTCCGATTCGCACTAAACTCCATGGTAGAAAAACACTTGAACTCGCAGATGTGGAA GAAAATTCCTCCCGCAGCGGATAGTCCCATGCCTTCTCCTGCAGCACATGTCTCCACTCCTTTTCCAGCATCAGTCTTGCAGCCTTTCAGCAACCCCAGTGCGGTGTATATTCCTTCAACACCTATCAGTTCAAGAATCACTTCTTCTCCCTACATAATGACGTCAGCCATGTTATCAAATGCAGCCTTTGTGACAACGTCAGAAACTAATTCCATTATGTCACACACTACAGCTTTTCCTCACATGGCTGCAAGCCTAAGTATCATGGACTCCACTTTCAAGGCGCCATCAGCTGTGTCACCAGTGCCAGCAGTCATCCCTTCCCCATCCCACAAGCcatccaaaacaaaaaccagcaaatcCTCAAAAGTCAAAGACCTGTCATCTCGGGGTGATGAGTCTTCaagtaacaaaaagaaaaaaccgcAGTCATCGTCATCATCGTCCTCGTTATCTTTGCAGACTTCTTCCTCATCTTCATTTTCAGGGTCCCACAAAAAGAACTGTGTCCTGAACCCCAGTTCAACTTTGAACTCCTATCAGGCTACATCTTCCTACAACAGTATGTCTGTGCACAATACAAATAACGGAACAAGCCCACTCAGTGCCAAATCGGAGCCCTCAGGACGGACTTCACTATCGAGTAGTTCGACAGACTCAGTGAAACACATGAGCATGGTAGTGAGCAGTATTGACTCTTCTAACCTGTCTGTATCTTCTCTTGTGCACCACTCAGGGGACCACTCCCTGGGAGCGCACAACGCAGTGTCTTCTCTACCCCTTTCGTTCGacaaatcagaaggaaaaaaacgaAAAAACTCTAGTTCTAGTAGCAAAGCCTGTAAAATCACTAAAATGCCTGGTATGAATAGTGTTCATAGAAAGAGCACTGCCAACCTTATTTCTGCAGTGCCAGATCCTACAAGCAGCTCCATCTCTCGGCAG ATTGGAAAAAATAGCAGTGTAGCTTTGTCACAATCCAGTCCTTCGAGTACATCAAACCCCGTACACAACAGACAA AAGACATCAAACCGGACTGGTAGAATAAGGACTCTTCCATAA